In a single window of the Methanofastidiosum sp. genome:
- the amrS gene encoding AmmeMemoRadiSam system radical SAM enzyme: MREALFYQKEDENTRCLLCPHVCLIPPNERGKCRTRINLYGKLNTLVYGESDSEKLYFHVDPVEKKPLYHFYPGSYSLSFGTPGCNLFCQNCQNYNLSQSTPSDIGDHFLKPNKIVELAKTYDCKSISYTYTEPTIFYEYLMDTSKIAKENDIKNIWVTNGFINPKPLKEALPYIDAMNIDLKAFSDEFYQNICGGRLNPVLETIKTSFKITHIEITNLLIPTLNDSDEDIGKLVDFVSNLSDDIPLHFSAYRPMYKMEIKPTPTDTLYRAKEIAEKKLKYVYLGNVAANSDTFCPKCKSIVVKRNYKVEINLVDEKCPICNTKISINTN, encoded by the coding sequence AACAAGGATAAATCTGTATGGGAAACTAAATACCCTTGTTTATGGAGAGAGTGATTCAGAAAAGCTTTATTTCCATGTGGACCCTGTAGAAAAAAAGCCTCTTTATCATTTTTATCCTGGATCATATTCACTTTCATTTGGAACACCTGGATGTAATTTATTCTGTCAGAACTGTCAGAATTATAATCTTTCTCAATCAACGCCATCTGACATAGGTGATCATTTTCTAAAACCTAACAAGATAGTTGAACTAGCAAAAACCTATGATTGTAAGTCTATATCTTATACCTACACAGAGCCAACGATATTCTACGAATATTTAATGGACACTTCAAAGATAGCAAAAGAAAATGACATCAAAAATATCTGGGTTACAAATGGATTCATAAATCCAAAGCCTTTGAAGGAAGCTTTGCCGTACATTGATGCAATGAATATAGATCTTAAAGCATTTTCAGATGAATTTTACCAAAACATTTGTGGAGGAAGACTTAACCCAGTTCTTGAAACTATTAAGACTTCTTTTAAAATAACCCATATAGAGATAACAAATCTATTGATCCCAACTCTAAATGATTCTGATGAAGATATTGGAAAACTTGTAGATTTTGTTTCAAATTTAAGTGACGATATCCCATTGCATTTTTCTGCTTATAGGCCAATGTATAAAATGGAGATAAAACCTACCCCTACAGATACTCTATATAGGGCAAAGGAAATAGCAGAAAAGAAACTAAAATATGTATACCTCGGAAATGTGGCTGCGAACAGTGATACGTTTTGTCCAAAATGCAAGAGTATTGTTGTCAAAAGAAATTATAAAGTAGAAATTAATCTAGTTGATGAAAAATGTCCAATCTGCAATACAAAAATATCAATAAATACCAACTAG